A genome region from Nycticebus coucang isolate mNycCou1 chromosome 4, mNycCou1.pri, whole genome shotgun sequence includes the following:
- the EWSR1 gene encoding RNA-binding protein EWS isoform X5, whose protein sequence is MASTDYSTYSQAAAQQGYSAYTAQPTQGYAQTTQAYGQQSYGTYGQPTDVSYTQAQTTATYGQTAYATSYGQPPTGYTTPTAPQAYSQPVQGYGTGAYDTTTATVTTTQASYAAQSAYGTQPAYPAYGQQPAATAPTRPQDGNKPAETSQPQSSTGGYNQPNLGYGQSNYSYPQVPGSYPMQPVTAPPSYPPTSYSSTQPTSYDQSSYSQQNTYGQPSSYGQQSSYGQQSSYGQQPPTSYPPQTGSYSQAPSQYSQQSSSYGQQSSFRQDHPSSMGVYGQESGGFSGPGENRSMSGPDNRGRGRGGFDRGGMSRGGRGGGRGGMGLQSESLVYTSILKKYLYSVLSRQHNEKWD, encoded by the exons ATTACAGTACCTACAGCCAAGCTGCAGCCCAGCAGGG CTACAGTGCTTATACCGCCCAGCCCACTCAAGGATATGCACAGACCACCCAG GCATATGGGCAGCAAAGCTATGGAACCTATGGACAGCCCACTGATGTCAGCTATACCCAAGCTCAGACCACTGCAACTTATGGGCAGACTGCCTATGCGACTTCTTATGGACAGCCTCCCACTG GTTATACTACTCCAACTGCCCCCCAGGCGTACAGCCAGCCTGTCCAGGGGTATGGCACTGGTGCTTATGATACCACCACTGCTACAGTCACCACCACCCAGGCCTCCTATGCAGCTCAGTCTGCTTATGGCACTCAACCTGCTTACCCAGCCTATGGGCAGCAGCCGGCAGCTACTGCACCTACAAG acCCCAGGATGGTAACAAGCCTGCTGAGACTAGTCAACCTCAGTCTAGCACAGGGGGTTACAACCAGCCTAACCTAGGATACGGACAGAGTAACTACAGTTATCCCCAGGTACCTGGGAGTTATCCCATGCAGCCAGTCACCGCACCTCCATCCTACCCTCCTACCAG ctaTTCTTCTACACAGCCGACTAGTTATGATCAGAGCAGTTACTCTCAGCAGAACACCTATGGGCAGCCGAGCAGCTATGGACAGCAGAGTAGCTATGGTCAACAAAGCAGCTATGGGCAGCAGCCTCCCACTAGTTACCCCCCCCAAACTGGATCCTACAGCCAGGCTCCAAGTCAATATAGCCAGCAGAGCAGCAGCTACGGGCAGCAGA GTTCATTCCGACAGGACCACCCCAGTAGCATGGGTGTTTATGGGCAGGAGTCTGGAGGATTTTCCGGACCAGGAGAGAACCGGAGCATGAGTGGCCCTGATAACCGGGGCAGGGGAAGAGGGGGATTTGATCGTGGAGGCATGAGCAGAGGTGGGCGGGGAGGAGGACGCGGTGGAATGGG GTTACAAAGTGAGAGCCTTGTATACACTTCAATACTTAAAAAGTACCTGTACTCAGTACTCAGCCGGCAGCATAATGAAAAGTGGGACTAG